The Syngnathus scovelli strain Florida chromosome 18, RoL_Ssco_1.2, whole genome shotgun sequence genome contains a region encoding:
- the LOC125985835 gene encoding OTU domain-containing protein 1, which yields MQLYNSALTHYPRSSSRLTVTLSRRSASTPDEDAPDPSQPEASATSANMPAFSCYEASSPRPRPRPVYFSSTAELLVRRADGVERTVPVQITRVLKPPSPDDFSDELRNRTEGLYPEESLLCEEDGARGNILLPEEEPPSDATFELSVLQEHNQVAKDDKVARYLAEVETQNKYLRERRKFRYHIIPDGNCLYRAVCKATYGEQARHGELRERTVHHIADRLDQFNPIIEGDAGEFLINAAQDGAWAGYPELLAMSQMLNVNIHLTTGGSAESPTVSTMVHFLGEEDPSKPAVWLSWLSNGHYDVLVDARVENPEYEDWCRRSRMQRRRDEELAKSMAASLSKMYIEEKGAV from the coding sequence ATGCAGCTTTACAACAGCGCCTTGACGCACTACCCGAGATCATCCAGCAGACTAACCGTCACTTTATCCCGCCGAAGCGCCAGCACACCTGACGAAGACGCCCCGGATCCGAGCCAGCCAGAGGCGAGCGCAACTTCCGCGAACATGCCTGCCTTTTCTTGCTACGAAGCCTCGTCCCCGAGACCCAGGCCCAGGCCCGTCTACTTTTCATCTACTGCAGAGTTGCTCGTACGCAGAGCGGACGGGGTGGAGAGGACGGTGCCGGTCCAAATCACCAGGGTGCTCAAGCCTCCGTCCCCTGACGACTTTAGCGATGAGCTCAGGAACCGGACGGAAGGGCTCTACCCGGAAGAGAGTCTTCTGTGTGAGGAGGATGGGGCAAGGGGTAACATTTTGCTACCTGAAGAGGAGCCTCCGTCAGATGCGACCTTTGAGCTGAGCGTCCTACAGGAGCACAACCAGGTGGCAAAGGATGACAAGGTGGCCCGCTACCTGGCCGAGGTGGAAACTCAGAATAAGTATCTCCGGGAGAGACGCAAGTTCCGCTACCACATCATCCCGGACGGGAACTGTCTGTACCGGGCCGTGTGCAAAGCCACCTACGGCGAGCAGGCTCGGCACGGTGAGCTGCGGGAGCGCACGGTGCACCACATCGCCGACCGCCTGGACCAGTTCAACCCCATCATCGAGGGCGACGCCGGCGAGTTCCTCATCAACGCGGCTCAGGACGGCGCCTGGGCCGGCTACCCCGAGCTTCTGGCCATGAGCCAAATGCTCAACGTCAACATCCACCTGACCACAGGGGGCAGCGCCGAAAGTCCCACCGTGTCCACCATGGTGCACTTCCTGGGCGAGGAGGACCCGTCCAAGCCGGCCGTCTGGCTGAGCTGGCTGAGCAATGGACACTACGACGTGCTCGTGGACGCCCGCGTGGAGAACCCCGAGTACGAGGACTGGTGCCGACGGTCCCGGATGCAGAGGAGGCGGGACGAGGAGCTGGCCAAGTCCATGGCGGCGTCCTTGTCAAAAATGTACATTGAGGAAAAAGGAGCAGTGTAA